The Spea bombifrons isolate aSpeBom1 chromosome 7, aSpeBom1.2.pri, whole genome shotgun sequence genomic interval CAGTAACTTTTTAATCTGTACTTTGCTTAATACAGTTAgtgaaaaatcttttttaattaaatacctCTCAAGTTAACGTATTCAGTTTTAATTGCAAAATATTACAAACACATTTGTTCCGGTCTAAAGCTTATGTAGTCTAGTGCACTTTTGTCCTTAAAATACCCATTGTGCCACAATCCACTGTAAAATCTATTTCTGATTACATTCATATTTgggtacataaaatatttttggaaatgtacatttttgccATAGTATCTTTACTACTAATTACAGATTATAAAACGGCTTTAAGAACATgaatagataaaataaagatttttttataatacctCAAAGTACCCCGATTTCAGTTAGTCCCATCTAATGGTTGCTTATCAAGGACGTGAATCAGTGGGACCGCAATGCATTTAGCCCAGTAGGGCTCTCAAGCAAGTTATAGCCTTCTCTGAGCACCATTAACGAGGCACCTGCTGGGCAGGTGGGCTGCTCAGCCCTATGGTTTGGTCATAGCCTGCAAATATGCATAGCACAAAAATCATAAAGAAAGcagagcgcacaacctaaaaagcataaaacgcatacacattcagacacCTGGGTTGCTGCTACAAAAATAATGAGCAATAAGTTCACAAAACAAAGTAAGAATTCAacacatacccagcaaataccattcaaaaaacacctgaGGCAAAAATATTGGAGATTCCAATTCACTAAATGGCCATATATCGCTTAGCCCGTCACTACATCAAAGTCCATCTGCGAGTCCtatttaattttacatggctatgttcaggggagggctggcagcctaaggcctggggggcaagtcaagtgaagtggctccgccccctcgcactcacctttcacccctcacgctgctcacatcactatgcggccatcagactgctggaaaacttatctaaacggccgctgggtgctgatgccaccggccggagctactttaatccttttttttatttatttaatatgccggatcggcttgccatattaaaaataaataaataaagtattaaagtagcgccggccggcagcatcagcacccagcggccgtttagattcgatttccaacaatctgatggccgcatagtgatgggagcagcgtgaggggtgaaaggtgagtgcgagggggcggagctttcacccctcacgctgctcccatcacttggcggccatcgcatacggccgctgggtgctgatgtcGCCGGCCGGCGTTGCTTtaatactaatttttttttcatttaatagccaatccggcttgccatgttaaatttttaaaaaagtattaaagtagcgccggcggcatcagcacccagcggccgtttagattagatttcgggcggcctggggggcaattgcccctggctatgttgcttaccaaggagTTGAATCAATGGGACTGCTTTGCATATAAACCcaatgagactctcaagcaatttaaaaccTTCTCTAGGCACCTTGATTTACTTTACAAGATATCATAAACtttaaactataaatattttttttaaaaaaaaaaaaacttttattgtttAAGAATAAAATACAGAGTTGTGCTAATCGTGGTATCAAGACTGGTGAACTGAACAAACTGAACTTAAATAAGGGATAACAATGCAGACCTTTGCAGTAACTTTATCCACATGGtggtattttataaaatatagaaataaatacattttataaatacatatttcctCATCTTTGGGGTATATTCCATTTAACTTGACTGAATGATGTTAAACTCCATTAGAATTTATTTGATCTGTGTTTGAAGTCAATGAATCTGGACTTTGTGAAGATGATTGGCAGCAGGTATACAGTTGTTTCCCCAGTGTCTTGTAAGCATAATGGTAATACATAATGTGTCCCATACCAACAAATGAGACTGAGATGAGCACCAACAAACCAAAGGATTCTGGGTTTGGGGCAATGATAACCATGACAAAATGAAGAAGGTCCAGAAGACAGTTCATCGAGTCCTGAACACCATTTATAATTCCACGTTCAGATTCTTCTGCATTTTCTTGAATCAGTTGTGTCACAGTTAAATCAAAAGACCAAAGACctacaaagaaacattttttagttATCGGTTCTGACTTTTCATTGAATACGGATATTTTTTCACATGAAGTGTTAAACACACTATTCTAAAAGAAGTCTAAGTGCCAGAAGTAACAATGTTACAATTTGCCTCTCTTAAAAATAGACTTACCAGCTCGTGCAGCAATTATTCCCACAAACAACAATATAACAGACATAAGGTTCTCTGTGCTGGAATTGAGCTGCATGTCTGTGTTCGTGATACCAGACAGCTCCTGTGCATGCACAGTAACATTATATCCTGTCCACACATGAGGAGATGCTGTGGATGATGAGTTCATGTCCATATTATGCACTCTACTGATGTTGGCATATGCGAGAACAGATAGATCCTTAGGGCTTCCAGGCATAAATACAGAGACCACACAAAAAACCAAGCTAGAAAGTTGAGCTATTCCAGAGATAAGGCCTGTGCGTATCAGACCACATTTCTTCTGCAGCCACGTGAAGGCCACAGTTCCCAGAATTCCTACAATGGCTGATACACCTATAAGGATACTGAGTACTGAGCTACTTAGCCCTTGAGTATATGCATAGCCAACAGTGATGGAATCAAAGCCTAAAACAGTCATGTAGAGAAAAGAAAGTGCCATCCCTGCCAGGAAAAATGGTTGCTTGTAATAGAGAATCCATCCATCCCGGAATGTATGGAAGGGTTTGACAATATGGGAAACACAACTGGATTCTTCCTTCGTTTGAGACTCAACAACAAATGATGTAGTACGAGGAACTAAACTTTCAGCTTCATTTGGTGTTGCATCTTGTGGAGCTGACCCTTTATCTGACAAAGGAAAAATATCATAATTTTTTAACATGATGTGTTTTTTGCCTAAAAGCTACTAAATGCATCTTTACAATCATAACCTAACTTCATCACATTTAGCAAATGTATATCAACAACTCAATATTTATGttacagaaaaataacaaattaaacTGGGTTGAACATAAATCTCTGTTCATAAGAAGGAatacattctatatatataatttatttatttctgccattctgGGAATATGTAAAAGTACCACAAAATAGCTGGAGGTAGAGGAAGAGGCAAATGTACTAGAGGTAAATGTACTTTTGGAAAAGAAACAAtttgaatttaaagggacctctcagttAAAGTctatatgatgactggagtgtctTCCTCATTTACCTGTTATTATAGTTCTCACTTTTAAATGTccaattaaacaaatatacttattaactttattcaaagaaaaatactGTAACAATAGGTTTACTTTTGCTATAGTTGTATTTTTCTGATGGGTTTAGTGTATTATGTTATGTATTATTTCCTTACCCTCAAGTCTACTGTTGTTTAATTGTTTCATCTCCTGGGCATCATCTGTTTGTTGCTTCTTGTTCATAAGCTCTGGTGTCTTCTCATAAACCTTCCAGAGTATGAAGTATTCTACACAGACTGACAACAGATTCCATCCAACAACAAATCCACAGCCAATCACCAGTGAACCAAACGTCATTATCTGCCCAACAGCCATGGGTGCCAAAATATTGGTCACCTGGTCAATCCTTCGAAGTGTGGCATTCATACCTACAAACAAGTAAAGGAGATCcgaaacatttttttggggatATAAAGCAGtttaaacatttgttaaaatgaGAAATACTTTTGTTCCCAAggaaatattttctgatgtctTAAAAGCTCTTGTGACTCTACATCTTATTCTTGACCTAGCACATTGCAAATTTTGCACACTTCTTCTCTGGAGCCAAAAGGGAGAATAAGGTAGAAGGGGTCCGCAGGAGGCCTATGTgtcatttttaaacataatgtGCAATTTGAATCTGGAGTCGAACAACAACAGCCATATGTCAACAAGGCAGGTATTAGGGTCTTTGGCAAACCATGTTTTCGGCTCTCCCTCTGTACGCAAAGGGAAAAACCTGACCAGGCAGCTGCCTATTTTGCCTAGTAGGGCTGCTCCTGTGAGTCAAgatgaaattattttcattgaatAGTTTTTTTGATTTACATAGATTCTGGGGATTACGGTATAAGAACAGGTGTATAATGTTTGGAATGGGCAGAGCAAAAATAGAGTAGTTCCCCAAGGGGTCAACATAAGTATGTAAATAACAATGTGTGTTACCAGAATTAGTAGGCCAAGTTTCCAAACCCAAGTGTTGGTGACAAGGTTTAAGGGGGAACTGTCACGTTTAGCATAATAATTCATGCTGTTAGCACAATTCACAATTCATGCCTTTAGCATAATTCACTTAATACAGCCATGTATAGcttgtattatttgtatgtcCATCAGTGTAATTTGGCTAAACATTTAGTTTATCTTCCAAGGCAGGTAATGGCACTACtagcattattaaaatattgacCTGCTGTTTTCTCCCACCCTTTCACCTCTGTTAGCTGTGTGAATTAATCAGTCAGCAAAATAACAAATGGAAAGAGATAAGTAAATGGTGGAGTAATATTTACCCTGCCCATTGTATGCACATAAGGCAGAtttctaataaatatacattgctGATTTGAATCAGTAAACATCAttacatgggtttatttagtatataaaattcagatttaaaaaaattataaataaatagatcttCTTTAAGAAGTCATTACTGTATTTAGCCTGTTGTTGGCTACTGCTAGTTACCAGCAGAACTCGTTTGTGATTTCCATGGCCTCCAGGTTAATGGTAGTGCAGAATATATGCATAATACTTATAACATTAACAGGGGCGTCTTTGATAGTGATTGGACCCTGGGCTTTCCTGTTGGTGGTGATtggtatatatgatataaaaagtTATGTGGCTGGGGGGGTTCAATGTAGGAGTCATGTGTACTTGCCTACTGAGTGCAGTTTAGGAGGAGAGTGTCAGAGTCAGCGctgtcttccctccttctgaccctagcgTGACTGCGCATGAGACATCCTCACTCCAAAAGCACAGGACAAGGGAGGAGCACGATACTATGCCGATCACATAGTATATGAATTGTGCATGTCCAGCAAGTGACTTAAAACGGGCGTACAAGTCATGATCCCCTCAGGTGCTGTTGCGGGCAGCTGTTTTGGGCTCTTCctcttctctttatctccccctcttctcattatctttcccacttctccccatctctcattatttttctcctttctctttatcccaTCTATCCATTTTTTCTTAACTTCTCCTTTTCTCTATCCCTTCTTCTCTTTATGTATATCACTATTATTCATCTTCTTCTCTCCCCTTTGTCtctatctctcctcctcattatctctcgTCTTTCTCCCTATGTCTCCCTTTACTCATTATAGCTCCCCATTAACTCCAActtttctctatctctccccttccctattttgttttcttcatcaCTCCATGTTCTTACtaactctcctctttctcctaatctcttACCTTCCTTAGGTCTTGTGGTGAGAGCATGAGTTCTATATACTCTGGGATATTACCAGTCCACCA includes:
- the LOC128502222 gene encoding solute carrier family 40 member 1-like, with amino-acid sequence MDDIDNRKRRDGCGESIVTYLTSAKFLLYLGHALSTWGDRMWHFAVSVFLVELYGNSLLLTAVYGLVVSGSVLLLGAIIGDWVDRSPRLKAAKTSLIVQNMSVILCGIILMVIFEYKLQFTMHNSWILTVCYILVIIIASIANLGSTATGITIEKDWIVVVAANDRCALAGMNATLRRIDQVTNILAPMAVGQIMTFGSLVIGCGFVVGWNLLSVCVEYFILWKVYEKTPELMNKKQQTDDAQEMKQLNNSRLEGSAPQDATPNEAESLVPRTTSFVVESQTKEESSCVSHIVKPFHTFRDGWILYYKQPFFLAGMALSFLYMTVLGFDSITVGYAYTQGLSSSVLSILIGVSAIVGILGTVAFTWLQKKCGLIRTGLISGIAQLSSLVFCVVSVFMPGSPKDLSVLAYANISRVHNMDMNSSSTASPHVWTGYNVTVHAQELSGITNTDMQLNSSTENLMSVILLFVGIIAARAGLWSFDLTVTQLIQENAEESERGIINGVQDSMNCLLDLLHFVMVIIAPNPESFGLLVLISVSFVGMGHIMYYHYAYKTLGKQLYTCCQSSSQSPDSLTSNTDQINSNGV